A section of the Streptomyces sp. V3I8 genome encodes:
- the rocD gene encoding ornithine--oxo-acid transaminase, with protein sequence MTVATGRSLRSSAELIRAEEPVLAHNYHPLPVVVARAEGAWVEDVEGRRYLDMLAGYSALNFGHRHPALVAAAHRQLDRLTLTSRAFHNDRLAAFAESLAALTGLDMVLPMNTGAEAVESGIKVARKWAYDVKGVAPDRATIVVAADNFHGRTTTIVGFSTDETARAGFGPFTPGFRVVPYNDLAALEAAVDETTAAVLIEPIQGEAGVVVPDDGYLRGVRELTRRAGCLFVADEIQSGLGRTGRTLAVEHEGVVPDVLLLGKALGGGIVPVSAVVARREVLGVLGPGGHGSTFGGNPLAAAVGSAVVELLGTGEFQRRAEESGVLLREGLTALLGKGVKGFRARGLWAGVDIDPAIGTGREISESLMREGILVKDTHGSTIRLAPPLTITEEELHTALAALEKVLGQGPR encoded by the coding sequence ATGACCGTCGCGACCGGCCGTTCCCTGCGCTCCTCCGCCGAGCTGATCCGCGCCGAGGAGCCCGTCCTCGCGCACAACTACCACCCGCTGCCCGTGGTCGTCGCCCGCGCCGAGGGCGCCTGGGTGGAGGACGTCGAGGGCCGCCGCTACCTCGACATGCTGGCCGGTTACTCGGCCCTCAACTTCGGGCACCGCCATCCGGCCCTGGTCGCGGCCGCGCACCGCCAGCTCGACCGGCTGACCCTCACCTCGCGCGCCTTCCACAACGACCGGCTGGCCGCCTTCGCCGAGTCGCTGGCCGCGCTGACCGGCCTGGACATGGTGCTGCCGATGAACACGGGCGCGGAGGCGGTGGAGAGCGGCATCAAGGTGGCCCGCAAGTGGGCGTACGACGTGAAGGGCGTCGCGCCGGACCGGGCGACGATCGTGGTGGCCGCGGACAACTTCCACGGCCGTACGACGACGATCGTGGGCTTCTCCACCGACGAGACGGCCCGTGCCGGGTTCGGCCCCTTCACGCCGGGGTTCCGTGTGGTCCCGTACAACGACCTCGCGGCGCTCGAAGCGGCGGTCGACGAGACGACAGCGGCCGTGCTGATCGAGCCGATCCAGGGCGAGGCCGGCGTCGTCGTTCCCGACGACGGCTATCTGCGGGGGGTGCGCGAGCTGACCCGGCGCGCCGGCTGCCTGTTCGTCGCCGACGAGATCCAGTCGGGCCTCGGGCGCACGGGCCGCACGCTGGCCGTCGAGCACGAGGGGGTCGTGCCGGACGTGCTGCTGCTCGGCAAGGCGCTCGGCGGCGGCATCGTGCCGGTCTCCGCGGTGGTCGCGCGGCGCGAGGTGCTGGGGGTGCTGGGCCCGGGCGGGCACGGCTCGACGTTCGGCGGCAACCCGCTGGCCGCGGCGGTCGGTTCGGCGGTGGTGGAGCTGCTGGGGACCGGCGAGTTCCAGCGCCGGGCCGAGGAGTCGGGCGTGCTGCTGCGGGAGGGCCTGACGGCGCTCCTGGGCAAGGGTGTGAAGGGCTTCCGGGCCCGCGGCCTCTGGGCGGGCGTCGACATCGACCCCGCGATCGGTACGGGCCGCGAGATCAGCGAGTCCCTGATGCGTGAGGGAATCCTGGTCAAGGACACCCACGGCTCCACCATCCGCCTGGCCCCGCCCCTGACGATCACGGAAGAAGAGCTCCACACGGCCCTGGCGGCCCTGGAGAAGGTGCTGGGGCAAGGGCCCCGTTAG
- the ddaH gene encoding dimethylargininase has product MPMSRVPRPRRFLVCEPRHFDVRYAINPWMHEDTQVDVDLARSQWAELIRAYRAHGHTVDSVEPVAGLPDMVFAANSALVVAGRVFGSLFHAPQRRPESIAYEAWFKNAGFDVYRSGAVCEGEGDLVLVGRHLLAGTGFRTERAAHHEVQEFFGVPTVSLQLVDPRFYHLDTALFVLDDGPEANIAYYPQAFSAGSREVLRRLFPDAVVARHEDAMVFGLNSVSDGRHVFIAPRAEALAGELERHGYVPVPVDLSEFQKAGGGIKCCTQEIRP; this is encoded by the coding sequence GTGCCCATGAGCCGTGTGCCGCGCCCCAGGCGTTTCCTGGTCTGCGAACCCAGACACTTCGACGTGCGGTACGCCATCAACCCCTGGATGCACGAGGACACACAGGTCGACGTCGACCTGGCCCGCAGCCAGTGGGCGGAGCTGATCCGCGCCTACCGCGCCCACGGCCACACCGTCGACAGCGTGGAGCCGGTCGCCGGTCTGCCGGACATGGTCTTCGCCGCGAACTCGGCGCTGGTCGTGGCCGGCCGGGTCTTCGGCTCGCTCTTCCACGCCCCGCAGCGCCGCCCGGAGTCGATCGCGTACGAGGCGTGGTTCAAGAACGCGGGCTTCGACGTGTACCGCTCCGGGGCGGTGTGCGAGGGCGAGGGCGACCTGGTCCTCGTCGGCCGCCATCTGCTGGCCGGCACCGGCTTCCGTACGGAGCGGGCCGCCCACCACGAGGTGCAGGAGTTCTTCGGCGTACCGACGGTCAGCCTCCAGCTGGTGGACCCGCGTTTCTACCACCTCGACACCGCGCTGTTCGTGCTCGACGACGGGCCCGAGGCGAACATCGCGTACTACCCGCAGGCGTTCTCCGCGGGCAGCCGCGAGGTGCTGCGCCGGCTCTTCCCGGACGCGGTGGTCGCCCGTCACGAGGACGCGATGGTGTTCGGGCTGAACTCCGTCTCGGACGGCCGCCACGTCTTCATCGCGCCGCGCGCCGAGGCCCTCGCGGGCGAGCTCGAGCGCCACGGCTATGTTCCCGTCCCCGTCGACCTGTCGGAGTTCCAGAAGGCCGGCGGGGGCATCAAGTGCTGCACCCAGGAGATCCGCCCATGA
- a CDS encoding alcohol dehydrogenase catalytic domain-containing protein: MRALTWQGKRDVRVETVPDPRIEKPDDIIVRITTTGLCGSDLHLYELFGPFIDPGDILGHEPMGIVEEVGPEVTALAPGDRVVIPFNVSCRDCHMCDQGLQSQCETTQVRERGSGGSLFGYTKLYGQVPGGQAEFLRVPFGNRLPIKVPEGPADDRYVYLSDVLPTAWQAVDYAAIPPGGSVTVLGLGPIGDMAARIARHQGAGLVIGVDLVKERLTRASAQGVTCFDARMNGKDLVAAVRDLTDGRGTDAVIDAVGMEAHGAPFAKAAQWVTGLLPDAVAQPMMEKAGIDRLGALYTGIELVRRGGTLSISGVYGGAVSPMPLLTMFDKQIQVRMGQANVWRWVDDILPLLTDEDPLGVDTFKTHAMPLEDAPKAYAMFQAKEDGMVKTLLKP, encoded by the coding sequence ATGCGTGCACTGACCTGGCAGGGGAAGCGCGATGTCCGCGTGGAGACCGTCCCCGATCCGCGGATCGAGAAGCCCGACGACATCATCGTCAGGATCACGACGACCGGTCTGTGCGGTTCCGACCTCCACCTGTACGAACTCTTCGGCCCCTTCATCGACCCCGGCGACATCCTCGGCCACGAGCCCATGGGCATCGTGGAGGAGGTGGGCCCCGAGGTCACCGCCCTGGCCCCCGGCGACCGGGTGGTCATCCCCTTCAACGTCTCCTGTCGCGACTGCCACATGTGCGACCAGGGACTCCAGTCGCAGTGCGAGACGACCCAGGTCCGCGAGCGCGGCAGCGGTGGCAGCCTCTTCGGATACACCAAGCTGTACGGGCAGGTGCCGGGCGGACAGGCGGAGTTCCTGCGGGTGCCGTTCGGCAACCGGCTGCCCATCAAGGTGCCCGAGGGGCCGGCCGACGACCGCTACGTCTACCTCTCCGACGTCCTGCCCACCGCCTGGCAGGCCGTGGACTACGCGGCGATCCCGCCGGGCGGCAGCGTCACCGTGCTGGGCCTCGGGCCCATCGGGGACATGGCCGCCCGGATCGCCCGGCACCAGGGAGCCGGCCTGGTCATCGGCGTGGACCTCGTCAAGGAGCGCCTCACCCGCGCCAGCGCCCAAGGGGTCACGTGCTTCGACGCCCGGATGAACGGCAAGGACCTGGTGGCCGCCGTCCGTGACCTCACCGACGGACGCGGCACCGACGCGGTCATCGACGCCGTCGGCATGGAGGCGCACGGCGCGCCGTTCGCCAAGGCCGCCCAGTGGGTCACCGGCCTGCTGCCCGACGCGGTGGCGCAGCCGATGATGGAGAAGGCGGGGATCGACCGGCTGGGAGCCCTGTACACCGGTATCGAGCTCGTCCGCCGCGGCGGCACGCTCTCCATCTCCGGTGTCTACGGCGGAGCGGTCAGCCCGATGCCCCTCCTGACGATGTTCGACAAGCAGATCCAGGTGCGCATGGGCCAGGCCAACGTGTGGCGCTGGGTGGACGACATCCTGCCGCTGCTCACGGACGAGGACCCGCTGGGCGTGGACACGTTCAAGACGCACGCCATGCCGCTCGAGGACGCGCCGAAGGCGTACGCGATGTTCCAGGCCAAGGAGGACGGAATGGTCAAGACCCTCCTGAAGCCGTGA
- a CDS encoding LytTR family DNA-binding domain-containing protein: MLRALAVDDEPPSLEELLYLLDADPRVSSVEGASDATAALRRINRALESGPGGDEGIDVVFLDIHMPGLDGLDMARLLAGFAKPPLVVFVTAHEGFAVQAFDLKAVDYVLKPIRRERLAEAVRRAVEQMDAAPLIPVHEPDPDHISVELGGVTRFVAVEEITHAEAHGDYARLYTAQGSHLVRIPLSTLEERWRSRGFVRIHRRHLVALGHISELRLDAGTVSVLVDSVELQVSRRHARELRDLLMRRTAS; this comes from the coding sequence ATGCTGCGCGCCCTCGCCGTCGACGATGAACCGCCCTCCCTCGAGGAACTGCTCTACCTGCTGGACGCCGATCCGCGGGTGAGCAGTGTCGAGGGGGCGAGCGACGCGACGGCTGCGCTGCGCCGGATCAACCGCGCCCTGGAGAGCGGTCCCGGCGGCGACGAGGGCATCGACGTCGTCTTCCTCGACATCCACATGCCCGGTCTCGACGGCCTCGACATGGCGCGGCTGCTCGCCGGGTTCGCCAAGCCGCCGCTCGTCGTCTTCGTCACCGCCCACGAGGGGTTCGCCGTCCAGGCCTTCGACCTCAAGGCCGTCGACTACGTCCTGAAACCGATCCGCCGGGAGCGGCTCGCCGAGGCGGTCCGCCGGGCTGTCGAGCAGATGGACGCCGCCCCGCTGATCCCCGTGCACGAACCCGACCCGGACCACATATCCGTGGAGCTGGGCGGGGTCACCCGGTTCGTCGCCGTCGAGGAGATCACCCATGCCGAGGCGCACGGCGACTACGCGCGGTTGTACACCGCCCAGGGCAGTCACCTCGTCCGCATCCCGCTCTCCACCCTCGAGGAGCGCTGGCGCTCGCGCGGTTTCGTCCGCATCCACCGCCGCCACCTCGTCGCCCTCGGCCACATCAGCGAACTGCGCCTGGACGCGGGTACCGTGAGTGTCCTGGTCGACTCGGTCGAACTCCAGGTCAGCCGGCGGCACGCGAGGGAACTGCGGGACCTGCTGATGCGCCGGACCGCGAGCTGA
- a CDS encoding NAD(P)-dependent oxidoreductase, producing MVIGATGQIGRVAVGVLARDGWEVTALSRGGGRDGDWPGRVRVARVDRADGSALAAAVGDGCDVLVDMVAFGPEHGRQLTALAGRIGSAVVISSVSVYEDGEGRNFDTQEEPAGFPAYPVPLTEDQRTVAPGDFSYSTRKAALERELLAASDVLPTTLLRAGAVHGPHCRTPRELYFVKRNLDGRGRRVLAYGGESRFHPAGVHNIAELVRLAAARPGTRVLNAVDPDVPTVAEIAAAVDTVMGIGNETVLVDGPPPAPGVGDTPWSVPHPMICDMTAAERELGYRAVTRYADRLPETVAWIERRLAEGDWRETYPKMVAAYGDLFDYAAEDAWLAGRGA from the coding sequence GTGGTGATCGGGGCGACGGGGCAGATCGGACGGGTGGCCGTGGGCGTGCTGGCCCGGGACGGCTGGGAGGTGACCGCCCTCTCGCGGGGTGGCGGACGGGACGGGGACTGGCCCGGGCGGGTACGCGTCGCGCGGGTGGACCGCGCCGACGGCTCCGCGCTGGCCGCCGCGGTCGGCGACGGGTGCGACGTGCTGGTGGACATGGTGGCGTTCGGGCCGGAGCACGGGCGGCAGCTGACCGCGCTGGCCGGCCGGATCGGTTCGGCCGTGGTGATCTCCAGCGTGTCGGTGTACGAGGACGGCGAGGGCCGCAACTTCGACACGCAGGAGGAGCCGGCCGGGTTCCCCGCCTACCCGGTGCCCCTGACGGAGGACCAGCGCACGGTCGCGCCCGGCGACTTCTCGTACAGTACCCGCAAGGCGGCGCTGGAGCGCGAACTGCTCGCCGCCTCGGACGTGTTGCCGACCACGCTGCTGCGGGCCGGCGCCGTCCACGGGCCGCACTGCCGCACCCCCCGCGAGCTGTACTTCGTCAAGCGCAACCTGGACGGCCGCGGGCGGCGCGTCCTCGCGTACGGCGGGGAGAGCCGTTTCCATCCGGCGGGTGTCCACAACATCGCGGAGCTGGTCCGGCTGGCCGCCGCCCGGCCGGGTACCCGCGTGCTCAACGCGGTGGACCCCGACGTGCCCACGGTCGCGGAGATCGCGGCGGCCGTCGACACCGTGATGGGGATCGGGAACGAGACCGTCCTGGTCGACGGGCCGCCTCCGGCGCCGGGCGTGGGCGACACCCCGTGGTCGGTGCCGCACCCGATGATCTGCGACATGACGGCGGCGGAGCGGGAGCTGGGTTACCGGGCGGTGACGCGGTACGCCGACCGGCTGCCGGAGACGGTCGCCTGGATCGAGCGCCGGCTGGCGGAGGGGGACTGGCGGGAGACGTACCCGAAGATGGTCGCGGCGTACGGCGACCTCTTCGACTACGCGGCCGAGGACGCCTGGCTCGCGGGGCGCGGGGCCTGA
- a CDS encoding Lrp/AsnC family transcriptional regulator, which produces MRPVSAPFDDLDRKIVTALMANARTSFAEIGAAVGLSATAVKRRADRLRETGVITGFTATVRPAALGWRTEAYVEVYCEGAAPPRRLAEVVRNHPEITAAMTVTGGADALLHVRARDVEHFEEVLERIRVEPFIRKTVSFMVLSHLLPESPEAGANQAAPEA; this is translated from the coding sequence ATGAGACCCGTGTCCGCGCCCTTCGACGATCTCGACCGGAAGATCGTGACGGCCCTGATGGCGAACGCCCGCACGAGCTTCGCCGAGATCGGCGCGGCGGTCGGGCTGTCCGCCACCGCGGTCAAGCGCCGGGCCGACCGGCTGCGCGAGACGGGCGTGATCACCGGATTCACCGCGACGGTGCGACCGGCCGCGCTGGGCTGGCGCACGGAGGCCTACGTGGAGGTGTACTGCGAGGGCGCGGCGCCGCCGCGGCGGCTCGCGGAGGTGGTGCGCAACCATCCGGAGATCACGGCCGCGATGACGGTGACCGGGGGCGCGGACGCGCTGCTGCACGTGCGGGCGCGGGACGTGGAGCACTTCGAGGAGGTGCTGGAGCGGATCCGGGTGGAGCCGTTCATCCGCAAGACGGTCAGCTTCATGGTGCTGTCGCACCTGCTCCCCGAGAGCCCGGAGGCGGGGGCGAACCAGGCGGCTCCGGAGGCCTAG
- a CDS encoding catalase — protein MTEKNPLKAVAAKAAEVLHGDGPADGVPGKPGVKTPPVEEPTTPQEPLPPKADQGAPEYVSPTGRPTGADRHLRAQGEAYLTTAQGARLHETDHSLKAGARGPVLLQDHHLREKITHFDHERIPERVVHARGAAAHGIFQGYGTAARITKAAFLAEGVETPVFVRFSTVLGSRGSADTVRDTRGFATKFYTSEGTFDLVGNNIPVFFVQDAIKFPDIIHAGKPHPDREIPQAQSAHDTFWDFVTLHTEATHHTLWNMSDRGIPRSYRTMEGFGVHTFRLVNAEGGTTLVKFHWKPKLGVHSQTWEEAQITAGVDPDFHRRDLYDAIESGAYPQWELGVQVFPDNPEQTFEGIDLLDSTKIVPEELAPVQPIGLLTLNANPTNFFAETEQVAFHVGHLVPGIDVTDDPLLAGRLFSYLDTQLTRLGGPNFGQLPINRPHAPVNDMLRDGMHQTAVHTGTAPYKPNSLDGGCPFLAGADTGAFIETPVEVPQGRKVREAPASYSDHFSQPRLFWLSMTPVEREHIVNAYTFELNKCYEQPVKERALRVLANIDTELCEQVAAGLGLPAPQATVPLVDAEPSPALSQVGAVWPLDGRIIGIVTDAQGDLDGVRTVRQAVLDAGMVPLVIAPAGGVLDAGGEPLQAQRTFATARSVEFDAILVAGVPGPGKDAFGARDAKAGDAGLDVVADPRVSLLLTEAFRHGKAVGGWAGADAVLSAAGIPAGAAGVVTADSGAAALEQVTALLGSHRVWERFGTAL, from the coding sequence ATGACTGAGAAGAACCCGCTGAAGGCCGTGGCGGCGAAGGCCGCCGAAGTGCTGCACGGGGACGGCCCGGCGGACGGTGTGCCCGGCAAGCCCGGAGTGAAGACACCTCCGGTCGAGGAGCCGACCACGCCCCAGGAGCCGCTGCCGCCCAAGGCCGACCAGGGCGCACCCGAGTACGTCAGCCCCACCGGGCGGCCGACGGGCGCGGACCGGCACCTGCGGGCCCAGGGGGAGGCCTACCTGACCACGGCCCAGGGCGCCCGGCTCCACGAGACGGACCACTCCCTGAAGGCCGGCGCCCGCGGGCCCGTCCTCCTGCAGGACCACCACCTGCGGGAGAAGATCACCCACTTCGACCACGAGCGCATCCCCGAGCGGGTCGTGCACGCCCGCGGCGCCGCCGCGCACGGGATCTTCCAGGGCTACGGCACCGCCGCGCGGATCACGAAGGCCGCCTTCCTCGCCGAGGGCGTCGAGACCCCGGTGTTCGTACGGTTCTCCACGGTCCTCGGCTCACGCGGCTCGGCGGACACGGTCCGCGACACCCGGGGCTTCGCGACGAAGTTCTACACCAGCGAGGGCACCTTCGACCTGGTCGGCAACAACATCCCGGTCTTCTTCGTCCAGGACGCCATCAAGTTCCCGGACATCATCCACGCCGGCAAGCCGCACCCCGACCGCGAGATCCCGCAGGCACAGAGCGCCCACGACACCTTCTGGGACTTCGTCACCCTGCACACCGAGGCCACCCACCACACGCTGTGGAACATGTCCGACCGGGGCATCCCGCGCTCCTACCGCACGATGGAGGGCTTCGGCGTCCACACCTTCCGGCTGGTGAACGCCGAGGGCGGCACCACCCTGGTGAAGTTCCACTGGAAGCCCAAGCTCGGCGTGCACTCCCAGACCTGGGAGGAGGCGCAGATCACCGCCGGCGTCGACCCCGACTTCCACCGCCGGGACCTGTACGACGCCATCGAGTCCGGCGCGTACCCGCAGTGGGAGCTCGGCGTCCAGGTCTTCCCGGACAACCCCGAGCAGACCTTCGAGGGCATCGACCTGCTGGACTCGACGAAGATCGTCCCGGAGGAGCTGGCCCCCGTCCAGCCGATCGGGCTGCTCACGCTGAACGCCAACCCCACCAACTTCTTCGCCGAGACCGAGCAGGTCGCCTTCCACGTCGGCCACCTGGTCCCCGGCATCGACGTCACCGACGACCCGCTGCTCGCCGGCCGGCTCTTCTCCTACCTGGACACGCAGCTCACCCGGCTCGGCGGGCCGAACTTCGGGCAACTGCCGATCAACCGCCCGCACGCCCCCGTCAACGACATGCTGCGGGACGGTATGCACCAGACGGCCGTGCACACCGGCACGGCGCCCTACAAGCCCAACTCGCTCGACGGGGGCTGCCCGTTCCTGGCCGGGGCGGACACCGGCGCGTTCATCGAGACGCCGGTCGAGGTCCCGCAGGGCCGCAAGGTGCGCGAGGCGCCTGCGTCCTACTCGGACCACTTCAGCCAGCCCCGGCTGTTCTGGCTCAGCATGACGCCGGTGGAGCGCGAGCACATCGTGAACGCCTACACCTTCGAGCTGAACAAGTGCTACGAGCAGCCCGTCAAGGAGCGGGCGCTGCGGGTCCTGGCCAACATCGACACCGAGCTGTGCGAACAGGTGGCCGCCGGGCTCGGACTGCCCGCGCCGCAGGCGACCGTGCCGCTCGTGGACGCCGAGCCCAGCCCGGCCCTCTCCCAGGTCGGGGCGGTCTGGCCGCTGGACGGGCGGATCATCGGCATCGTCACCGACGCGCAGGGCGACCTCGACGGGGTCCGCACCGTGCGGCAGGCGGTCCTGGACGCCGGCATGGTCCCGCTCGTGATCGCGCCCGCCGGCGGGGTGCTCGACGCCGGGGGCGAGCCGCTGCAGGCGCAGCGCACCTTCGCGACCGCCCGGTCGGTGGAGTTCGACGCCATCCTGGTGGCGGGCGTGCCCGGACCCGGCAAGGACGCGTTCGGGGCGCGGGACGCCAAGGCGGGGGACGCGGGGCTCGACGTGGTCGCCGACCCGCGGGTCTCGCTGCTGCTGACCGAGGCGTTCCGGCACGGCAAGGCCGTCGGGGGCTGGGCCGGGGCCGACGCGGTGCTCTCGGCTGCCGGGATCCCCGCGGGGGCCGCCGGTGTCGTGACGGCGGACAGCGGGGCGGCCGCGCTGGAGCAGGTCACCGCGCTGCTCGGTTCACACCGGGTGTGGGAGCGGTTCGGGACCGCGCTGTAG
- a CDS encoding 1-acyl-sn-glycerol-3-phosphate acyltransferase has translation MFYYVLKYVILGPLLRLVFRPRIEGLEHVPATGAAIVAGNHLSFADHFLMPAILKRRITFLAKAEYFTGPGIKGRLTAAFFHAVGQIPVDRSGKEAGQAAIREGLGVLSKDELLGIYPEGTRSHDGRLYKGKVGVAVMALRAGVPVVPCAMIGTFEAQPPGRKIPKVHPVAIRFGEPLDFSRYAGMEGEKAILRAITDEIMYAILNLSEQEYVDRYASDVKAEAAAEKAAQARSRKFPRLPQR, from the coding sequence TTGTTCTATTACGTCCTGAAGTACGTGATTTTGGGACCGCTGTTGCGGCTGGTCTTCCGGCCCCGGATCGAGGGGCTGGAGCACGTACCCGCGACGGGAGCCGCCATCGTCGCGGGCAACCACCTGTCGTTCGCGGACCACTTCCTGATGCCCGCGATCCTCAAGCGGCGCATCACGTTCCTCGCCAAGGCCGAGTACTTCACGGGGCCCGGCATCAAGGGAAGGCTGACGGCGGCCTTCTTCCACGCCGTCGGGCAGATCCCGGTGGACCGCTCCGGCAAGGAGGCCGGCCAGGCGGCGATCCGTGAGGGGCTCGGCGTGCTGAGCAAGGACGAGCTGCTCGGCATCTACCCGGAGGGCACCCGCTCGCACGACGGCCGCCTCTACAAGGGCAAGGTCGGCGTCGCGGTGATGGCGCTCAGGGCCGGGGTGCCCGTCGTCCCGTGCGCGATGATCGGCACCTTCGAGGCGCAGCCGCCCGGCCGGAAGATCCCCAAGGTCCACCCGGTGGCGATCCGCTTCGGCGAACCCCTCGACTTCTCCCGCTACGCCGGCATGGAGGGCGAGAAGGCGATCCTGCGCGCCATCACCGACGAGATCATGTACGCGATCCTCAACCTCTCCGAGCAGGAGTACGTGGACCGGTACGCCTCGGACGTGAAGGCCGAGGCGGCCGCCGAGAAGGCGGCGCAGGCGAGGTCCCGCAAGTTCCCGCGCCTGCCCCAGCGCTGA
- a CDS encoding aromatic acid exporter family protein — protein MWHALTYEATAVGRSVRRCVTESGPERDTAVQSLKAAGAALLAWAVAGWWWNAPMALLAPWTALFLVQSTVYRSLLSALQQVVVVCGGTLLAAGALELTHHTMAAMALALPLTVLLGNYARLGSQGLYAPTAALFVLAYGSSSGFDILHRLLETLLGAAIGVAVNAGVLPPVHSRRVHRLRERLPQDCADLLHTVADGVEGPYDQERARGWYDGAVRLADVVTELRSARRWSDESYRFNPGRKLRRSAEPPPPADWDFTWDRITEHIRAITRSLSEAARLPDSVPGVLAPQLRAAGDVLASRRDAADERRRALDTAEAAHRRLARALVRSGYETAPVLGGMTADTRRLLDDLSAVADAWDGDAPRQEQRPHHG, from the coding sequence GTGTGGCACGCCCTCACCTATGAGGCCACCGCCGTCGGGCGTTCGGTGCGCAGGTGCGTCACGGAGTCCGGGCCCGAGCGCGACACGGCGGTCCAGTCGCTCAAGGCGGCCGGCGCCGCACTGCTGGCCTGGGCGGTCGCCGGCTGGTGGTGGAACGCGCCGATGGCGCTGCTGGCGCCGTGGACCGCGCTGTTCCTGGTGCAGAGCACCGTCTACCGCTCGCTCCTGTCCGCCCTGCAGCAGGTCGTGGTGGTGTGCGGCGGCACCCTGCTCGCGGCCGGCGCCCTCGAACTGACCCACCACACGATGGCCGCGATGGCACTGGCCCTGCCCCTCACCGTGCTGCTCGGCAACTACGCGCGGCTCGGCAGTCAGGGCCTGTACGCGCCGACGGCCGCGCTGTTCGTCCTCGCCTACGGCTCGTCCAGCGGTTTCGACATCCTGCACCGGCTCCTGGAGACCCTGCTCGGCGCGGCCATCGGTGTCGCGGTGAACGCCGGTGTCCTGCCGCCGGTCCACTCCCGGCGCGTCCACCGGCTGCGCGAGCGGCTGCCGCAGGACTGCGCCGACCTGCTGCACACGGTCGCCGACGGCGTCGAGGGGCCGTACGACCAGGAGCGCGCCCGCGGCTGGTACGACGGCGCGGTGCGGCTGGCGGACGTGGTGACGGAGCTGCGGAGCGCGCGCCGCTGGTCGGACGAGAGCTACCGCTTCAACCCGGGACGGAAGCTGCGCCGTTCGGCGGAGCCGCCCCCGCCCGCCGACTGGGACTTCACCTGGGACCGGATCACCGAGCACATCAGGGCGATCACGCGCTCGCTGTCCGAGGCGGCCCGGCTCCCGGACTCCGTACCGGGCGTCCTGGCACCGCAGTTGCGGGCGGCCGGTGACGTCCTGGCCTCGCGGCGGGACGCGGCCGACGAGCGCCGCCGCGCCCTGGACACGGCGGAGGCGGCGCACCGCCGGCTGGCCCGGGCCCTCGTGCGCAGCGGGTACGAGACCGCGCCGGTGCTGGGCGGTATGACGGCGGACACCCGGCGGCTGCTCGACGACCTGTCCGCGGTGGCCGACGCGTGGGACGGCGACGCCCCACGGCAGGAGCAGCGCCCGCATCACGGCTGA